In the Candidatus Methylacidiphilales bacterium genome, one interval contains:
- the polA gene encoding DNA polymerase I, with protein sequence MTKQIILVDGHSYVYRSWYAISNMSVRGFATNAIYGFSSLLLKLAMQLTRSEHVSVVFVFDPPGKKFRHDLFPTYKANRPPMPEALELQLTVIYDLVRAFGFHLEKIAGVEADDVIGTLTKRALEEKYQVRIASIDKDFTQLINESVYLCNLQDDTEMDVDKVKKRFGVLPNQMVDYLSLLGDSADNIPGVPGVGPKTASKWLSLFGSLDTILQRIHEIPNKISLQVIAMREQLLLNRTLITIRQDIPLSEHVAVLSNLYWAGPDYKEVEKIYRTYELASHHSRLRDVHDMRNRKNLIHLPLFNQEQDVPKGTIPTAPSLPDGYTVISSIDRLKILIENMQRESLVAVDCETTSLQFVEAKIVGMSFSFQEGAGYYVPLLHRDVSGTLIADQCDMSQALALLKPWLESDLYRKCGHNLKYDRNVLLASGISLRGIVDDSLLQAHITLSQNNGNSLDALSRAHLNLPMLDFETLTKTYDAKENFSLVPIVPAAGYAIADADYSLRLNRHFTKTIHTHHSERLYRDIELPLLTLLSDIETRGVMIDIGILNQLSKDFKAEVSQLEETIATLAGKKINLASPKQVAELLYDNLKCPILGKTPQGAPSTAEYVLDLLANPPHSVAIAKHMLQHRMYAKLLNTYTEPLPNLVSSITGRIHTSYHQAATSTGRLSSTNPNLQNIPIGTSEGAKIRSAFIAQPGWSLISADYSQIELRVMAHLSQDETMVKAFEQNIDIHQTTASEIFATPLDQVTPEQRRSAKAINFGLIYGMGAFGLASRLGIERDQATQYIDTYFGRFPKVRQYMEQCKLLAKKEGYVTTMMGRVVLLPSINSKNYRERSHHERVAINAPVQGSAAEVLKIAMLSLAKAPIILNKQAHIIMQVHDELVLEVNNEYISQALEEVSMHMKNAIQLDVPLEVSIHSAANWNDAH encoded by the coding sequence ATGACAAAACAGATAATTTTAGTTGATGGGCATTCATATGTATATCGATCTTGGTATGCGATTAGTAATATGAGCGTACGAGGCTTTGCCACCAATGCAATTTATGGTTTTTCGTCATTACTGCTTAAGTTGGCTATGCAATTAACGAGAAGTGAGCATGTTTCGGTGGTTTTTGTATTTGACCCACCAGGCAAAAAATTTAGACATGATCTATTTCCTACTTATAAAGCAAATCGTCCCCCTATGCCTGAAGCATTGGAATTGCAACTTACTGTGATTTATGACTTAGTGCGTGCGTTTGGATTCCATCTAGAAAAAATAGCGGGTGTCGAAGCTGACGATGTTATTGGTACTTTAACCAAACGTGCACTAGAAGAAAAATATCAAGTTCGTATTGCTTCAATTGATAAAGATTTTACCCAGCTTATTAATGAATCGGTGTATCTTTGTAATCTACAGGATGATACAGAAATGGATGTTGATAAAGTGAAAAAGCGATTTGGCGTTTTACCCAATCAAATGGTTGATTACCTAAGTTTGCTTGGAGATTCGGCTGATAATATCCCCGGGGTGCCAGGAGTCGGCCCAAAAACTGCTAGTAAATGGTTATCGCTCTTTGGTTCACTTGACACCATTTTGCAACGTATTCACGAGATTCCTAATAAAATTTCTCTGCAGGTAATTGCAATGCGAGAGCAATTGCTACTCAATCGTACCTTAATTACAATTAGACAAGACATACCGCTTTCTGAGCATGTAGCGGTGTTGTCAAACTTGTACTGGGCTGGTCCAGACTATAAAGAAGTGGAAAAAATTTATCGCACCTATGAACTTGCCTCTCATCACTCTAGACTTCGAGATGTGCATGATATGCGAAATAGAAAAAATCTAATCCATTTGCCACTTTTTAACCAGGAACAAGATGTACCGAAAGGAACCATCCCGACTGCCCCATCTCTACCTGACGGCTATACCGTAATTTCCTCTATTGATAGACTAAAAATATTAATTGAGAATATGCAAAGAGAAAGCCTCGTCGCGGTTGATTGTGAGACGACTTCTCTGCAATTTGTTGAAGCGAAGATTGTTGGCATGTCTTTTTCTTTTCAAGAAGGTGCAGGTTACTATGTGCCCTTGTTGCATCGTGATGTATCTGGAACACTCATCGCCGACCAGTGTGACATGAGCCAAGCATTGGCTCTTTTAAAACCTTGGTTAGAATCAGACCTATATAGAAAATGTGGACATAATCTTAAATATGATAGAAATGTTTTACTTGCGAGCGGTATTTCCCTTAGAGGGATAGTTGATGATAGTTTGCTTCAAGCGCATATTACCCTATCACAAAACAATGGTAACAGTTTAGATGCGTTAAGCAGAGCTCACCTTAATCTACCTATGCTTGATTTTGAAACACTGACTAAAACCTATGACGCCAAAGAAAATTTTTCACTTGTTCCAATAGTTCCAGCGGCTGGATATGCTATCGCCGATGCTGATTATTCTCTCAGACTTAACCGCCACTTTACAAAAACAATACACACGCATCACTCAGAACGGCTGTATCGCGATATTGAACTCCCGCTGCTAACATTGTTGTCAGATATAGAAACGCGTGGAGTAATGATTGATATTGGTATCCTTAACCAACTTTCAAAGGATTTTAAAGCTGAGGTATCGCAACTGGAAGAAACGATAGCGACTCTTGCTGGGAAAAAAATAAACCTCGCCTCACCAAAACAAGTCGCTGAATTGCTTTATGACAACTTAAAGTGTCCGATACTTGGTAAAACTCCACAAGGGGCACCTTCAACTGCTGAGTATGTTTTAGATCTACTTGCTAATCCACCTCATTCAGTTGCAATTGCTAAGCACATGCTACAACATAGAATGTACGCAAAACTTTTAAACACCTACACTGAACCTCTACCAAACTTGGTATCGAGTATAACTGGGAGAATACATACTTCATACCACCAAGCTGCCACAAGTACTGGCAGGCTATCTTCAACTAATCCTAACTTACAAAATATTCCAATTGGTACCAGCGAAGGAGCAAAAATCAGAAGTGCGTTTATTGCTCAACCAGGCTGGTCATTAATATCCGCGGACTATTCACAGATTGAGCTTCGAGTTATGGCGCATCTATCTCAAGATGAGACTATGGTAAAGGCTTTTGAACAAAATATAGATATCCATCAAACTACTGCAAGTGAAATATTTGCCACACCACTCGATCAAGTAACTCCCGAGCAACGCAGATCTGCAAAGGCAATAAATTTTGGGCTTATTTATGGCATGGGAGCGTTTGGCCTAGCATCACGGCTTGGTATAGAACGGGATCAGGCTACACAATATATTGATACTTATTTTGGTAGATTTCCTAAAGTGAGACAGTACATGGAACAATGTAAATTGCTTGCGAAAAAAGAAGGGTATGTTACAACCATGATGGGTAGAGTGGTATTATTACCAAGTATCAACAGCAAAAATTATCGCGAACGCTCTCATCATGAACGCGTTGCTATTAATGCACCTGTTCAAGGTAGCGCCGCAGAAGTACTAAAAATTGCAATGCTTTCTTTAGCTAAAGCGCCAATAATACTAAATAAACAAGCTCATATCATTATGCAAGTGCATGACGAACTCGTGCTAGAAGTTAATAATGAATATATATCCCAAGCGTTAGAGGAGGTGAGTATGCATATGAAGAACGCGATACAACTTGATGTACCATTAGAAGTATCTATCCATAGCGCTGCCAACTGGAACGATGCGCATTAA
- a CDS encoding homoserine kinase: MSVYTTIDNDTVQKLLLDYSLGSLVDIRGITGGIENSNYFLITSTHRCVLTIIEQFPLSECDWFIKLNNHLQEHKFLAPKYYHNNKNQAISSYHGKALVISERISGASIDHPELMHIMQVAIALAKFHNATQSFLLTRQDSRSTVWREQCIAKLHVVIPKSEFKLIQEEHTYQATKQTQLPQGIIHSDLFKDNVLFHENKLNGIIDYYYACHASLIYDLAVAINDWCVVENQYKTHLVQIFISSYEQHRKLQNSEFNSLPDMLRLAALRFWISRLMDFNFPKPGLLLQNHDPDQMKAILLQARLQTLSTLGLV; encoded by the coding sequence ATGTCAGTTTACACAACGATAGATAATGATACTGTTCAAAAATTACTACTAGATTATAGTCTAGGTTCTTTAGTAGATATACGAGGCATAACTGGCGGAATAGAAAATTCTAATTATTTTCTCATCACCTCTACACATAGGTGCGTATTAACGATTATTGAGCAGTTTCCACTTTCTGAATGTGATTGGTTTATTAAACTAAATAATCATTTGCAAGAACATAAATTTCTTGCACCAAAATACTACCACAATAATAAAAACCAGGCGATTAGTTCGTATCATGGAAAAGCTTTGGTGATTAGCGAACGCATCAGTGGGGCCTCAATCGATCATCCTGAACTTATGCATATTATGCAAGTAGCCATTGCTCTTGCTAAATTTCACAACGCAACGCAATCATTTTTGCTTACAAGACAAGATAGCCGCTCTACCGTATGGCGAGAGCAGTGTATTGCAAAACTTCATGTTGTAATTCCTAAATCTGAATTTAAATTGATACAAGAAGAACATACGTACCAAGCTACTAAACAAACACAGCTGCCACAGGGAATCATACATTCAGATCTATTTAAAGACAATGTTTTGTTTCATGAAAATAAATTAAATGGAATTATTGACTACTACTACGCTTGTCATGCTTCTTTGATTTATGATCTAGCAGTTGCAATCAATGATTGGTGTGTGGTTGAAAACCAATATAAAACCCACCTCGTACAGATTTTTATCTCAAGCTATGAACAACATAGAAAACTTCAAAACAGTGAATTTAATTCGCTTCCAGATATGTTGCGCTTAGCCGCTTTGCGTTTTTGGATTTCAAGATTAATGGATTTCAACTTCCCAAAACCAGGCCTGCTCCTACAGAACCACGATCCAGATCAAATGAAAGCAATTTTACTTCAGGCAAGATTACAAACATTATCAACCTTAGGATTAGTATAA